One window of the Helicobacter sp. 11S03491-1 genome contains the following:
- the accD gene encoding acetyl-CoA carboxylase, carboxyltransferase subunit beta, protein MGFADFLKNLKKDEGKSSQKDTTSHWIKCPGCAALMYYKEVFSQCSVCPKCNYHFRISAKERIDLLCDEESFIEYDKNLKPIDPLNFVDKESYKQRIKKYESKTGRPSSVISGEATICHMPLQIAVFDFAFMGGSLGSVEGEKIVRSINRAIAKKQALLIISTSGGARMQESTYSLMQMAKTSAALNKLSDAKLPFISLLTDPTFGGVSASFAFLGDLIIAEPGAMIGFAGARVIKQTIGTDLPKGFQTAEFLLEHGLIDMVIHRKELKKTLGDIIKMLNPNHEMQPILDH, encoded by the coding sequence ATGGGTTTTGCAGATTTTTTGAAAAATCTCAAAAAAGATGAGGGTAAATCTTCACAAAAAGATACCACCAGCCACTGGATAAAATGCCCCGGTTGTGCAGCGCTTATGTATTACAAGGAGGTTTTTTCTCAATGTAGCGTTTGTCCAAAATGCAATTATCATTTTAGAATCTCAGCAAAAGAGCGCATTGATCTATTATGTGATGAGGAAAGCTTTATAGAATACGACAAAAATCTTAAACCCATTGATCCTTTAAACTTTGTAGATAAAGAAAGTTACAAACAAAGAATCAAAAAATACGAAAGCAAAACAGGTCGCCCCAGTTCTGTTATTTCAGGGGAAGCCACTATTTGCCATATGCCCTTGCAAATTGCTGTATTTGATTTTGCCTTTATGGGCGGGAGTTTGGGATCTGTTGAAGGAGAAAAAATTGTCCGCTCCATCAATCGTGCTATTGCAAAAAAACAAGCATTACTAATTATCTCTACAAGCGGGGGAGCAAGAATGCAAGAATCAACTTATTCTTTGATGCAAATGGCAAAGACAAGCGCAGCACTCAATAAGCTTAGTGATGCCAAACTCCCCTTTATTTCACTGCTTACAGATCCAACTTTTGGCGGAGTGAGCGCTTCATTTGCATTTTTGGGAGATCTCATCATTGCAGAGCCGGGGGCAATGATTGGGTTTGCAGGGGCAAGGGTTATCAAACAAACCATCGGAACAGATCTGCCCAAAGGTTTTCAAACTGCTGAATTTTTACTTGAACATGGTCTGATTGACATGGTCATTCATCGCAAAGAACTTAAAAAAACTTTAGGCGATATTATCAAGATGCTTAACCCCAACCATGAAATGCAACCTATACTCGATCACTAA
- a CDS encoding class I SAM-dependent methyltransferase — MLQAIQNYWDQRSNTYAQENLIELMSEKKQKYQAIFFKYIPFDFREMRVLDIGCGPGIFSILFAMLGAKVSALDYTPAMLDHAGKNALKYGVEIDFFEGNAQELFFEESSFDIVVSRNLTWNLPDPQKAYMEWYRVLKKGGRMLNFDANWYLQLYDEEQKKSYQEDREKVAKIGIYDHAKNPYAHKMETIAKSLPLSKIRRPQWDYEVLSSLGFEIIAYDKEFYQEIWDEKEKIMFHATPMFLLVAQK; from the coding sequence ATGCTCCAAGCAATACAAAATTATTGGGATCAACGATCAAATACTTATGCGCAAGAGAATTTAATAGAACTTATGAGTGAAAAAAAGCAAAAATACCAAGCAATATTTTTCAAATATATCCCTTTTGATTTTAGAGAGATGAGGGTTTTAGATATTGGTTGTGGTCCGGGGATTTTTTCAATCTTATTTGCAATGCTTGGGGCTAAAGTAAGTGCGCTGGATTATACTCCGGCTATGCTTGATCATGCTGGAAAAAATGCCTTGAAGTATGGGGTTGAGATTGATTTTTTTGAAGGAAATGCACAAGAATTATTTTTTGAAGAAAGCAGTTTTGATATAGTGGTCTCTCGAAATTTAACTTGGAATTTGCCCGATCCCCAAAAAGCCTATATGGAGTGGTATCGCGTGCTTAAAAAAGGTGGAAGAATGCTTAATTTTGATGCCAATTGGTATTTGCAACTTTATGATGAAGAACAAAAAAAATCTTATCAAGAAGACAGAGAAAAGGTTGCAAAAATAGGTATTTATGATCATGCAAAAAATCCTTACGCACATAAAATGGAAACCATCGCAAAATCTCTTCCATTAAGCAAAATAAGACGCCCACAATGGGATTATGAAGTGCTGAGTTCTCTAGGATTTGAAATAATAGCCTATGATAAGGAATTTTATCAAGAGATTTGGGATGAAAAAGAGAAAATAATGTTTCATGCTACCCCTATGTTTTTGCTGGTAGCTCAAAAATAA
- a CDS encoding argininosuccinate synthase: protein MAKKNIKKVVLAYSGGLDTSVILKWLQDHYQCEVITFTADIGQGEEVEPARKKAQKLGIKPENIFIQDLKEEFVRDFVFPMFRANTIYEGEYLLGTSIARPLIAKKLVEIAKKVKADAIAHGATGKGNDQVRFELGAYALNPNIQVIAPWREWDLNSREKLLDYANKAQIPIEKKGKKSPYSMDANLLHISYEGQILEDPAREPEEDMWRWTASPLKAPNIAQDITIEFKNGDPIGINGKKLSPAEFLAKLNLLGGEHGIGRLDLVENRYVGMKSRGCYETPGGTILLKAHRAIESICLDREQAHLKDELMPKYASLIYNGYWFSPEREALQALIDKTQEKVEGKVYIRLYKGNVIITGRESKNSLFNQAYSTFEEDSVYDQKDAEGFIKLNALRFIIAGKAKGKIKK, encoded by the coding sequence ATGGCAAAAAAAAATATCAAAAAAGTAGTTTTGGCTTATTCTGGAGGGCTTGATACAAGCGTTATCCTCAAATGGCTTCAAGATCATTATCAATGTGAAGTTATCACTTTTACAGCAGATATTGGGCAAGGCGAAGAAGTCGAACCTGCCAGAAAAAAGGCTCAAAAGCTTGGCATCAAACCTGAAAATATTTTTATCCAAGATCTTAAAGAAGAATTTGTGCGAGATTTTGTATTCCCTATGTTTCGTGCAAATACGATTTATGAAGGCGAATACCTTCTGGGAACAAGCATTGCACGCCCTCTTATTGCCAAAAAACTTGTTGAAATTGCCAAAAAAGTCAAAGCAGATGCAATTGCGCATGGAGCAACAGGCAAAGGGAACGATCAAGTGCGTTTTGAATTAGGTGCTTATGCACTCAATCCCAACATTCAAGTAATCGCACCTTGGAGAGAATGGGATCTTAATTCTAGAGAAAAATTGCTTGATTATGCCAACAAAGCACAAATTCCTATTGAAAAAAAAGGAAAAAAATCCCCTTATTCAATGGATGCGAACCTTTTACATATTTCTTATGAGGGACAGATTCTGGAAGATCCTGCCAGAGAACCCGAAGAGGATATGTGGAGATGGACTGCTTCTCCTTTAAAAGCACCCAATATTGCCCAAGATATTACCATAGAATTTAAAAATGGCGATCCTATTGGCATAAATGGTAAAAAGCTTAGTCCCGCAGAGTTTCTTGCAAAACTCAATCTTCTTGGGGGGGAACATGGTATAGGCAGACTTGATTTGGTAGAAAATCGTTATGTAGGGATGAAATCCAGAGGATGTTATGAAACTCCGGGAGGAACAATCCTTCTTAAAGCCCATCGCGCAATTGAATCCATTTGTCTAGATCGCGAACAAGCGCATCTTAAAGATGAATTAATGCCAAAATACGCTTCTTTAATTTATAATGGCTATTGGTTTTCTCCGGAGAGAGAGGCATTGCAAGCTTTGATTGATAAAACACAAGAAAAAGTAGAAGGAAAGGTTTATATTCGACTTTATAAAGGTAATGTAATCATTACAGGCAGAGAATCTAAAAATTCTTTATTCAATCAAGCTTATAGCACTTTTGAAGAAGATAGTGTTTATGATCAAAAGGATGCTGAGGGGTTTATCAAATTGAATGCCTTGCGATTTATTATTGCAGGAAAAGCTAAAGGAAAAATAAAAAAATAA
- a CDS encoding 23S rRNA (pseudouridine(1915)-N(3))-methyltransferase RlmH: MKCNLYSITKPNSEINTFILHYQKLCKQFGTTLFFQDIMNNEILYAQRQSEKNAKKSYTKAFLPFIAEGKNIALHPDGKLLNSFDFSNLFKDQTQMNFFIGGAYGFDDDFLTKSIPVSLSLLTFSHKIVKIILCEQIYRALSIINHHPYHK, encoded by the coding sequence ATGAAATGCAACCTATACTCGATCACTAAACCCAATAGTGAAATAAACACTTTCATTCTTCATTATCAAAAGCTATGCAAACAATTTGGAACAACTTTATTTTTCCAAGATATTATGAATAATGAAATACTTTATGCCCAAAGACAATCTGAAAAAAATGCCAAAAAATCCTATACTAAAGCTTTTTTACCCTTTATTGCCGAGGGTAAAAATATTGCCCTCCATCCGGATGGAAAACTACTCAATAGTTTTGATTTTAGCAATTTATTTAAAGACCAAACTCAAATGAATTTTTTTATCGGTGGAGCTTATGGATTTGATGATGATTTTTTAACAAAATCCATCCCGGTTAGTCTAAGTTTATTAACTTTTAGTCATAAAATCGTGAAAATCATTTTATGCGAGCAAATCTATCGTGCTTTAAGCATCATTAACCATCACCCATATCACAAATAA
- the lptB gene encoding LPS export ABC transporter ATP-binding protein produces MDRLKAQNLSKQIKKTKIVHDISIEVTSGEVVGLLGPNGAGKTTTFYMICGLLPPSGGKVFLNDIDLSNYPLHKRSNMGIGYLPQESSIFKDLNVEDNLALAAQSTFSSSKEAQNKIEQMLEAFNIVPIRHRKGLSLSGGERRRVEIARALMKDPKFILLDEPFAGVDPIAVIDIQKIIEQLVSLNIGVLITDHNVRETLSVCHRAYVIKSGALLASGNSEQIYENPLVRKYYLGENFKV; encoded by the coding sequence GTGGATAGACTCAAAGCTCAAAATCTTAGCAAGCAGATTAAAAAAACAAAAATTGTTCATGATATTTCTATTGAAGTAACAAGTGGTGAGGTTGTAGGACTTTTGGGTCCTAATGGCGCGGGAAAAACGACAACATTTTATATGATATGCGGGCTTTTGCCTCCTAGTGGAGGTAAGGTTTTTCTCAATGATATAGATCTTTCTAATTACCCTTTGCACAAACGATCCAATATGGGGATTGGCTATTTACCTCAAGAATCAAGTATTTTTAAAGACTTGAATGTAGAGGATAACTTAGCTTTAGCAGCCCAGAGTACTTTTAGCAGCTCAAAAGAAGCGCAAAATAAAATAGAGCAAATGTTAGAGGCTTTTAACATTGTGCCTATCAGACATCGTAAAGGATTGAGTTTGAGTGGAGGCGAGAGAAGAAGGGTCGAGATCGCAAGGGCATTGATGAAAGATCCGAAGTTTATTTTGTTGGATGAGCCTTTTGCAGGTGTTGATCCTATTGCGGTTATTGATATACAAAAGATTATTGAGCAACTTGTCTCTTTGAATATTGGTGTGTTGATCACAGATCATAATGTAAGAGAAACGCTTTCTGTGTGTCATCGTGCTTATGTGATTAAAAGTGGGGCATTACTTGCTAGTGGAAATAGTGAGCAAATTTATGAAAATCCACTAGTAAGAAAATACTATTTAGGTGAAAATTTTAAGGTATAG
- the tsaE gene encoding tRNA (adenosine(37)-N6)-threonylcarbamoyltransferase complex ATPase subunit type 1 TsaE, with amino-acid sequence MIEICADIKKLDLVVKQIVKITQQGAKIFLLRGDLASGKTSLIKAYTAYFYPDEIVSSPTFTLMHCYGEIYHYDLYRRSLQEVLQLGLLEWLENQGVHFVEWGSQQLEKILKENGYNACVIEIIKHENNRTYRINCG; translated from the coding sequence ATGATAGAGATTTGTGCAGATATCAAAAAGCTTGATTTGGTTGTGAAGCAAATTGTAAAAATAACACAACAAGGGGCTAAAATTTTTTTATTAAGAGGTGATTTGGCTAGCGGAAAAACAAGCCTTATAAAGGCATATACAGCTTATTTTTATCCTGATGAAATCGTTAGTTCGCCTACTTTTACACTGATGCATTGTTATGGGGAGATTTATCATTATGACCTCTATAGACGATCATTGCAAGAAGTGTTGCAACTAGGGCTGTTAGAGTGGCTTGAAAATCAAGGAGTGCATTTTGTTGAATGGGGCAGCCAACAATTAGAAAAAATATTGAAAGAGAATGGCTACAATGCTTGTGTGATTGAGATTATCAAGCATGAAAATAATCGAACTTATAGGATAAACTGTGGATAG
- a CDS encoding RNA polymerase factor sigma-54 has translation MATGAKLRQNVSVKNKLSTTLRGWLPILQSNVLEMEETINEYAKENPYISLKSSIVQDFSSKLKQPYPNTPLKNSISDKIESMSIQEKSLYEILDEQILPPLFPTEISVSIARNIIDNINEEGYFDGDELEESKLIGVSVEQYEKVRQRFAYLDPKGVGSKNVMESFLFQLEDVQDIPDEIYSLCACIIKDLGNHKNYASNSGYTLAMKTIRTFKNPPALAFVQKEAFIIPDILVLDNDGEIQVQLNDDFYPSVVIEPIKVKSAEGENYLKNKLKEARDLIDALDMRKQTIRKIGLMIVEYQYDFFMGGEMKPMRLKDIADEFGHSPSTISRAISNKYLECSRGILPIKSFFTTAIDGDTSNASIKDFIADLIKNENHKKPLSDLKILQTIEEKFQLKMVRRTITKYRKQLNIGSSSERKRLYEMSV, from the coding sequence ATGGCAACAGGGGCTAAATTACGTCAGAATGTATCTGTTAAAAATAAACTTTCTACGACATTGAGGGGTTGGTTGCCCATACTTCAAAGTAATGTGCTTGAGATGGAAGAGACTATTAATGAATACGCCAAAGAAAATCCTTATATTAGTCTTAAAAGCTCAATTGTTCAAGACTTTAGCTCCAAACTCAAGCAGCCTTATCCCAATACGCCTCTAAAAAACTCTATTAGTGATAAAATAGAATCAATGAGCATCCAAGAAAAGAGTCTCTATGAAATTTTAGATGAACAAATTCTTCCCCCACTTTTTCCTACAGAAATTTCTGTTTCAATTGCAAGAAATATTATTGATAATATCAATGAAGAAGGTTATTTTGATGGTGATGAGCTAGAAGAATCGAAACTTATTGGTGTGAGTGTAGAACAATATGAAAAGGTTAGACAAAGATTTGCCTATCTTGATCCTAAGGGTGTAGGTTCAAAAAATGTGATGGAGTCATTTTTGTTTCAATTAGAAGATGTCCAAGATATTCCTGATGAGATTTATTCTCTATGTGCATGTATTATTAAGGACCTGGGCAATCATAAAAATTATGCTTCTAATAGTGGATATACTCTTGCGATGAAGACTATACGAACTTTCAAAAATCCTCCGGCATTGGCATTTGTTCAAAAAGAAGCTTTTATTATTCCGGATATTTTAGTATTAGACAATGATGGAGAAATTCAAGTCCAATTAAACGATGATTTTTATCCAAGTGTTGTGATTGAACCTATCAAGGTGAAATCTGCTGAAGGAGAAAATTATTTAAAAAACAAATTAAAAGAAGCGCGAGATTTGATTGATGCCCTTGATATGCGTAAGCAAACGATTCGAAAAATAGGACTCATGATTGTAGAATACCAATATGATTTTTTTATGGGCGGAGAAATGAAGCCTATGCGTCTCAAAGATATTGCTGATGAGTTTGGACATTCTCCAAGTACAATTTCACGTGCTATTTCGAATAAATATCTTGAATGTTCCAGAGGTATATTGCCCATCAAGAGTTTCTTTACTACTGCAATTGATGGAGACACTTCCAATGCCTCTATCAAAGATTTTATTGCAGATTTGATTAAAAATGAGAATCATAAAAAACCATTGAGTGATTTAAAAATCCTTCAAACCATTGAAGAAAAATTTCAACTCAAAATGGTTCGTAGGACTATTACAAAATATAGAAAACAACTCAATATTGGTAGTTCAAGTGAGCGAAAAAGACTTTATGAAATGAGCGTATAA
- the dksA gene encoding RNA polymerase-binding protein DksA: protein MDKKNLKFFEKMLQDRLEEITSHIDMRNINLKELNTSNLKDQGDIVSANLQGQLDFLIIQKHKLELQDIIHSLEKIKNKTYGICEMCDDEIDIERLKIKPHAKYCIKCRQLHEKSKPKGEK from the coding sequence TTGGATAAAAAAAATCTCAAATTTTTTGAAAAAATGCTGCAAGATAGGCTTGAAGAAATTACTTCTCACATTGATATGCGTAATATCAATCTCAAAGAACTCAATACATCCAACCTCAAAGATCAAGGCGATATTGTTTCTGCAAACCTACAAGGACAACTTGATTTTTTAATTATCCAAAAACATAAGTTAGAATTACAAGATATAATACATTCATTAGAAAAAATTAAGAATAAAACTTATGGGATTTGCGAAATGTGCGATGATGAAATTGATATTGAGAGATTAAAAATCAAGCCACATGCAAAATATTGCATTAAATGCCGCCAATTACATGAAAAATCCAAACCCAAAGGCGAAAAATGA
- a CDS encoding DNA polymerase III subunit gamma/tau, with protein sequence MAIALALKYRPTQFSDLIGQESVSQTLSLALDHGRISHAYLFSGLRGSGKTSSARIFARALQCEKGPTSTPCGECDNCKSALENRHLDIIEMDAASSRKIDDIRDLIEQTKYRPSYGRYKIFIIDEVHMLTKEAFNALLKTLEEPPEYVKFILATTDPLKLPATILSRTQHFRFKKIPHKAVLTHIAHILDIEGVSYEPQSLEIIARSGSGSLRDTLTITDQAINFCNKHITTLKVTEMLGVVDPHILEEFFGAILDHDKTKIQDILVLLEEYECEMIIDEMMMFLKQALHSKNKNFPIIIIDRFLRILNESKYLLNLNSDGDFVLLLLSLKMEEAMKVKDIDSMIEELESHLSQNRVSKSFQHQAEVKPTHDSSTQEISMQPSSILPTKNLFEVLIAKIYDRNKTLGEIFEKNVAFVSFADSILKWKSSAIGEDKAMLLQNFPYIKLMVQEIYGVSTKISPSQSQQENPSPQLNSLPTPRATTQDSIKSETISPIQTQPTPQPLSSRSSHEIFKEENKELIESIKINLGATQMIVIDNKDQQ encoded by the coding sequence ATGGCTATAGCTTTAGCTTTAAAATATCGCCCCACTCAGTTTAGTGATCTTATCGGGCAAGAGAGTGTTTCACAGACTTTGTCATTGGCTCTTGATCATGGACGTATTTCTCATGCTTATTTATTCAGCGGTCTTAGAGGTAGCGGCAAAACAAGTTCAGCCAGAATCTTTGCTCGTGCCCTGCAATGTGAAAAAGGTCCCACAAGTACACCTTGTGGAGAGTGCGATAATTGTAAATCTGCGCTTGAAAATCGCCATCTTGATATTATTGAAATGGATGCAGCTTCAAGTCGTAAAATAGATGATATTAGGGATTTGATTGAGCAAACCAAGTATCGCCCCAGTTATGGAAGGTATAAAATCTTCATTATTGATGAGGTGCATATGCTTACAAAAGAAGCATTTAACGCACTTTTAAAAACCCTTGAAGAGCCTCCTGAATATGTAAAATTTATTTTAGCCACAACTGATCCGCTCAAACTTCCTGCAACTATTTTGAGTCGAACACAACATTTTCGATTTAAAAAAATCCCTCATAAAGCGGTGCTTACTCATATTGCACATATATTAGATATAGAGGGAGTGAGTTATGAACCTCAATCCTTGGAAATTATTGCCAGGAGTGGTTCAGGTAGCCTTCGAGATACGCTTACAATCACTGATCAAGCAATTAATTTTTGCAATAAACATATCACAACCCTTAAGGTTACTGAAATGCTTGGTGTGGTTGATCCCCATATACTTGAGGAATTTTTTGGTGCAATTTTGGATCATGATAAAACAAAGATTCAAGACATTCTTGTGCTGTTAGAAGAATATGAATGTGAAATGATCATTGATGAGATGATGATGTTTTTAAAGCAGGCTTTGCATTCAAAAAATAAAAATTTTCCTATCATTATCATTGATAGATTTTTGCGCATTTTGAATGAGAGTAAATATTTGCTCAATCTAAATTCAGATGGGGATTTTGTTCTATTGTTATTAAGTTTAAAAATGGAAGAGGCGATGAAAGTGAAAGATATTGATTCTATGATTGAGGAATTAGAATCTCATTTGTCTCAAAATAGAGTGTCCAAATCCTTTCAACATCAAGCTGAAGTTAAACCTACGCATGATTCTTCAACCCAAGAGATTTCCATGCAACCTTCCTCTATACTCCCAACTAAAAATTTATTTGAAGTTTTGATTGCAAAAATTTATGATAGAAACAAAACATTAGGGGAGATATTCGAAAAAAATGTGGCATTTGTATCTTTTGCAGATTCGATTTTAAAATGGAAGTCATCAGCAATCGGGGAAGATAAGGCAATGCTTTTGCAGAATTTTCCTTATATCAAACTTATGGTCCAAGAGATTTATGGTGTTTCTACCAAAATAAGCCCTTCTCAATCTCAACAAGAAAATCCATCCCCACAGCTAAATTCCCTACCCACACCACGAGCAACCACGCAAGATTCTATAAAATCTGAGACAATCTCACCCATACAAACTCAACCCACTCCACAACCCTTGAGTTCAAGATCTTCTCATGAAATATTCAAAGAAGAAAATAAAGAGCTTATTGAGAGCATCAAGATTAATCTGGGAGCTACTCAAATGATAGTAATAGACAATAAAGATCAGCAATGA
- a CDS encoding TonB-dependent receptor: MQAHRRILVLFFGLLTASDAQEVQSYMLERQVSTATRSETTIEKAPGNVSVITSKEMRQRSPQKINDFIKNYEGIHILNNAGLNPRPAITIRGINKGVLVMLDGVILSDLEGENRLLDEISLYDISRVEVVRGPFSSLYGTGAIGGVVNFITSMPTKLESMVLLGYGNGFKDRQADLNLTRGYVSVGDAFFDKRLRVKASYGFTTSGGYPSVPAFGSQSDFAKLSGITGYTIDKAGNYIAGDTGRREYVLQDFRVKVEGDLGDQDTISLLSSISNHHYDFVDPKSNLKNAQGQSVYGNESYNPFIGSGYEGIGSYTHYINSISYTHTFEDESNLKTTFSSVRLSSYWLDADLSATPAPTLSGGKGYSQDIYTDNNYLDVVYDKGFGKHLLSLAFQGRYMRLDQLNHNFSDWKIKNYDLGLGKAYGGQAFLVAGYVQLDSSWTKNLNTTLGLRYDYWQNYDNYTQIKSTKTYIHNLSQNAVSPKVSINYNLLNKVVFKASIGSAFRMPTLREIFRISTITRKWENNPNLKPERGISFDIGGDVNTFWSGVLKVYYFQTELDGMIYRTGNGKEASPYQNRNAGHGRINGIELGYSQPLGGDLLLNASYTWTNARIIKNTANPSIEGKYLPNTPPHMAHVALLYGAKYGFYGSIAGNFQSASYSDDKNSKILKHTFGYYDTQLYFDAKLGYVLKNNLDLSISFLNFTNNRYYDYYQVAGASFFAQARMKF; encoded by the coding sequence ATGCAAGCACATAGGAGAATATTGGTTTTATTTTTTGGTTTGCTAACAGCAAGTGATGCTCAAGAAGTCCAAAGTTATATGCTTGAACGTCAAGTAAGCACGGCTACACGATCAGAAACTACAATAGAAAAAGCCCCCGGAAATGTCAGTGTTATTACTTCTAAAGAAATGAGACAGAGAAGCCCACAAAAAATCAATGATTTTATCAAGAATTATGAGGGTATCCATATTTTGAATAATGCCGGATTAAACCCACGCCCTGCAATCACAATACGAGGTATCAACAAGGGAGTGCTTGTTATGCTGGATGGGGTAATATTAAGTGATTTAGAAGGAGAAAATCGTCTTTTGGATGAAATTTCTCTTTATGATATCTCAAGAGTAGAAGTAGTTCGGGGTCCTTTTTCAAGTTTGTATGGGACCGGAGCAATTGGAGGGGTAGTAAATTTTATTACTTCAATGCCTACAAAGTTAGAAAGTATGGTATTGTTAGGGTATGGGAACGGGTTTAAAGATCGTCAAGCAGACCTAAATTTGACTAGAGGTTATGTGAGTGTTGGAGATGCCTTTTTTGATAAAAGGCTTCGTGTTAAGGCAAGTTATGGCTTCACGACTTCGGGAGGTTATCCAAGTGTGCCTGCATTTGGATCTCAGAGTGATTTTGCCAAATTGAGTGGGATAACCGGCTATACTATAGACAAAGCAGGCAATTATATTGCCGGAGATACAGGTAGAAGAGAATATGTACTTCAAGATTTTAGAGTAAAAGTAGAAGGCGATCTTGGCGATCAAGATACCATAAGTCTTTTATCTTCTATATCCAACCATCATTATGATTTTGTTGATCCAAAATCAAACTTGAAAAATGCACAAGGTCAAAGTGTTTATGGTAATGAATCTTATAATCCATTTATTGGAAGCGGGTATGAAGGGATAGGAAGTTACACGCATTATATTAATTCTATATCTTATACCCACACTTTCGAAGATGAGTCTAATTTAAAGACTACTTTTTCTTCAGTCAGATTATCCAGTTATTGGCTTGATGCAGATTTGTCTGCTACCCCTGCGCCAACACTCTCCGGAGGCAAGGGCTATTCTCAAGATATTTATACAGATAACAATTATTTAGATGTGGTGTATGATAAAGGTTTTGGCAAACATCTCTTAAGCTTAGCATTTCAGGGGCGATATATGAGACTAGATCAATTGAATCATAATTTTAGTGATTGGAAAATAAAAAATTATGACTTAGGATTAGGAAAGGCATATGGAGGACAAGCTTTTTTAGTAGCCGGGTATGTGCAATTAGATAGCTCATGGACCAAAAATCTCAATACCACATTGGGATTACGCTATGATTATTGGCAAAATTATGACAATTACACGCAAATTAAATCAACAAAAACTTATATCCACAATCTTTCCCAAAATGCTGTCTCTCCTAAAGTTTCGATCAATTATAATCTTCTGAATAAAGTAGTTTTTAAAGCTTCGATAGGTTCAGCATTTCGTATGCCTACTTTAAGAGAAATCTTTCGTATTAGCACTATCACCAGAAAATGGGAAAATAACCCCAATCTCAAACCCGAAAGAGGGATTTCATTTGATATAGGAGGAGATGTGAATACTTTTTGGAGCGGTGTACTTAAGGTTTATTATTTCCAAACAGAACTTGATGGGATGATTTATCGAACCGGAAATGGCAAGGAGGCTTCACCTTATCAAAATAGAAATGCCGGACATGGAAGAATCAATGGAATTGAATTGGGGTATAGCCAACCTTTAGGAGGAGATTTGTTGCTCAATGCAAGTTATACTTGGACGAATGCAAGAATCATTAAAAACACCGCTAACCCTTCTATTGAAGGGAAGTATCTTCCAAACACTCCCCCACATATGGCACATGTTGCTTTATTGTATGGTGCTAAATATGGATTTTACGGATCTATAGCAGGAAATTTTCAATCTGCTTCTTATAGTGATGATAAAAATAGCAAGATCTTGAAACATACCTTTGGCTATTATGATACACAGCTTTATTTTGATGCAAAATTAGGCTATGTCCTTAAAAATAATCTTGATTTAAGTATAAGTTTTTTAAATTTTACAAATAATCGATATTATGATTATTATCAAGTTGCAGGGGCATCATTTTTTGCTCAAGCAAGAATGAAATTTTAA
- a CDS encoding FeoB-associated Cys-rich membrane protein has translation MQMIDIIGIILIVVVLGWGIYKIFGIKKSGGGCGCGGGGKCSKPKHYSSDKKEI, from the coding sequence ATGCAAATGATTGATATTATAGGGATTATTTTGATAGTTGTGGTTTTGGGATGGGGGATTTATAAGATTTTTGGCATAAAGAAATCCGGTGGGGGTTGTGGTTGTGGAGGTGGGGGTAAATGCTCAAAACCAAAGCATTATTCTTCAGATAAAAAAGAAATATAA
- a CDS encoding 4-oxalocrotonate tautomerase family protein — MPFVNIKITQENGEPTPKQKQELIAGVSELLTKILNKNKSSIVVIIDEIQTDNYGLGGKSITEVRKLNKNQ; from the coding sequence ATGCCCTTTGTTAATATCAAAATCACTCAAGAAAATGGAGAACCTACCCCCAAACAAAAACAAGAATTAATCGCAGGAGTTAGTGAACTGCTTACAAAAATTTTAAATAAAAATAAATCCTCCATAGTTGTCATTATTGATGAAATTCAAACAGACAATTATGGCCTAGGGGGCAAAAGTATTACCGAAGTGCGAAAACTTAACAAAAATCAATGA